Proteins from one uncultured Fibrobacter sp. genomic window:
- a CDS encoding metallophosphoesterase family protein, with the protein MRLALLSDIHANVTALNAVLEEVGRRHVDKFVLLGDLVNYGMRPNEIVDMIRSMDDKFVAKIWGNHEKAVMDNDTTRFATDRGRAILHYTQKHLSQESIDFINNKMNRDGTCSLEIDGKKFLLVHGILGDPYWGKFTPVELTREEYAPYDFVLTAHSHVCHYFEVLFKADSPSTRNKKKTVFINPGSVGQPRNINPCAQFGILDTETTEYEHVCVPYDIVAEQDLYTDEVDVFYKDRLTLGI; encoded by the coding sequence TTGAATGCGGTGCTCGAAGAAGTCGGACGTCGCCATGTCGACAAGTTCGTGTTGCTGGGAGACCTTGTCAATTACGGCATGCGCCCGAACGAAATCGTGGACATGATTCGCAGTATGGACGACAAGTTTGTTGCGAAGATTTGGGGAAACCACGAAAAGGCGGTCATGGACAATGACACGACCCGTTTCGCGACAGACCGCGGGCGCGCCATCCTCCACTATACGCAAAAGCACCTTTCGCAGGAGTCCATCGACTTTATCAATAACAAGATGAATCGCGATGGCACTTGTTCCCTGGAAATCGACGGCAAGAAGTTCCTGCTGGTGCATGGCATCTTGGGCGACCCGTATTGGGGCAAGTTTACACCTGTGGAACTCACTCGCGAAGAATACGCCCCGTACGATTTCGTGCTGACGGCGCATTCCCATGTGTGCCACTACTTCGAGGTGCTTTTCAAGGCCGATTCCCCGAGCACGAGAAACAAGAAAAAAACGGTTTTTATCAATCCCGGTTCTGTCGGGCAGCCGCGCAACATCAATCCTTGCGCGCAGTTCGGGATCCTCGATACCGAAACGACGGAATACGAGCATGTATGTGTCCCGTACGATATCGTGGCGGAACAGGATCTTTATACGGACGAGGTAGATGTATTCTACAAGGATCGTCTGACTTTAGGAATTTAA